From the genome of Gorilla gorilla gorilla isolate KB3781 chromosome 4, NHGRI_mGorGor1-v2.1_pri, whole genome shotgun sequence, one region includes:
- the INSYN2B gene encoding protein INSYN2B isoform X1, with the protein MAQQNMKVRPVLLKRNSLESVEFVKQPHHRRSKSQQVRFKEDGTTKNPTGLAEVDVRTPEDSAVMGKTQATRHHHPPTYSLSFPRSQKAGGFRNIAIQTSPSLRKHFPVFKRKRLTASKSLVEMPTASQSAIQVNGNLSEQDIVSSDIAYLRLAQHLEDGPRRVKVSHAFLPRVPKVQSNGPVSICLEAGTWRSLEKATAAIQVPDDIYHSPSWEARESALSPDRSAEVSNSIHPLDDTHPGDGRRVTPLDSEKSTSCLNATSVASNTPGTEKLKPELLLPKDNSDDKDLGSLSSQSKETCVPSSPRTHSSPSQGSHSQPAHPGRASDCPSSSNNHQNLVSLKTNSASKSAPGCQEQMANNPTESDTLEFPNCPGSNHLPSSLSRSETKLQSNREISDINQIHLARGELCDLQGRLQSVEESLHSNQEKIKVLLNVIQDLEKARALTEGRNFYRTGQDLNNCSTCQNTACIIYSVEYDFRQQEGRFHEVLQSLEEAEPVEEASPPPKSPAEPPAPEKQDLRRKTKKVKKKCFWWI; encoded by the exons ATGGCCCAGCAAAATATGAAAGTGAGACCTGTGCTTCTAAAGCGTAACAGTCTAGAATCAGTGGAGTTTGTGAAACAACCTCACCACCGCAGGAGCAAATCCCAGCAGGTGAGATTCAAGGAAGATGGGACCACTAAGAATCCAACTGGCCTAGCTGAGGTTGACGTCCGAACTCCAGAAGACTCGGCTGTGATGGGGAAGACTCAAGCAACCAGGCACCATCATCCCCCCACCTACTCGCTCTCCTTCCCCAGGTCCCAGAAGGCAGGGGGCTTTCGCAACATTGCAATCCAAACTTCCCCCAGTCTCAGGAAGCATttcccagttttcaaaaggaagagACTCACAGCCAGTAAGTCCCTGGTGGAAATGccaacagcctcccaaagtgccatccAGGTCAACGGCAACCTCTCTGAACAGGACATTGTGTCTTCTGACATTGCCTACTTAAGGTTGGCTCAGCATCTTGAGGATGGGCCTCGAAGGGTCAAGGTGTCCCACGCATTCCTCCCAAGGGTCCCCAAGGTGCAAAGCAATGGTCCTGTTAGCATATGCTTGGAAGCAGGAACTTGGAGGTCCTTAGAGAAAGCCACAGCTGCCATTCAGGTTCCAGATGATATTTATCACAGTCCTTCCTGGGAAGCTAGAGAGTCTGCTCTCAGCCCAGACAGGTCAGCTGAAGTAAGTAACTCCATACACCCTTTGGATGACACACATCCAGGTGATGGGAGAAGGGTGACTCCACTAGATTCAGAAAAATCCACTTCCTGCTTAAATGCCACCAGCGTTGCCAGCAACACACCAGGCACAGAGAAACTTAAACCTGAATTGCTTTTGCCCAAAGACAACTCAGATGACAAAGACCTTGGCTCACTGTCATCTCAGTCAAAGGAAACGTGTGTTCCTTCATCTCCACGGACTCACAGTTCCCCCTCACAAGGCTCCCACAGCCAGCCAGCCCACCCAGGAAGAGCCTCAGACTGTCCTTCATCAAGTAACAATCACCAGAATCTGGTGTCACTCAAAACTAACAGTGCATCGAAATCTGCCCCTGGGTGTCAGGAGCAGATGGCAAACAACCCCACCGAGTCAGACACACTGGAGTTTCCAAATTGTCCAGGAAGTAATCATCTCCCATCCTCTCTTTCAAGGAGTGAGACCAAACTTCAGAGCAACAGGGAGATTAGTGACATTAATCAAATTCACCTGGCACGGGGTGAACTCTGCGACCTCCAAGGCCGACTGCAATCCGTGGAGGAATCTCTGCACTCGAACCAAGAGAAAATTAAAGTCCTTTTGAATGTAATTCAAGACTTGGAGAAAGCTCGAGCTCTCACTGAAGg GCGCAACTTTTATCGAACTGGCCAAGATCTCAACAATTGCAGTACCTGCCAGAACACGGCGTGCATCATATACAG TGTAGAGTATGATTTTCGGCAGCAGGAAGGCAGGTTCCATGAAGTTTTGCAGAGTCTGGAGGAAGCAGAGCCAGTTGAGGAGGCATCGCCCCCACCAAAGTCCCCAGCAGAACCCCCAGCCCCGGAAAAGCAGGACTTAAGGCGgaaaaccaagaaggtgaaaaagaaatgcttctgGTGGATCTGA
- the INSYN2B gene encoding protein INSYN2B isoform X2, whose product MAQQNMKVRPVLLKRNSLESVEFVKQPHHRRSKSQQVRFKEDGTTKNPTGLAEVDVRTPEDSAVMGKTQATRHHHPPTYSLSFPRSQKAGGFRNIAIQTSPSLRKHFPVFKRKRLTASKSLVEMPTASQSAIQVNGNLSEQDIVSSDIAYLRLAQHLEDGPRRVKVSHAFLPRVPKVQSNGPVSICLEAGTWRSLEKATAAIQVPDDIYHSPSWEARESALSPDRSAEVSNSIHPLDDTHPGDGRRVTPLDSEKSTSCLNATSVASNTPGTEKLKPELLLPKDNSDDKDLGSLSSQSKETCVPSSPRTHSSPSQGSHSQPAHPGRASDCPSSSNNHQNLVSLKTNSASKSAPGCQEQMANNPTESDTLEFPNCPGSNHLPSSLSRSETKLQSNREISDINQIHLARGELCDLQGRLQSVEESLHSNQEKIKVLLNVIQDLEKARALTEGRNFYRTGQDLNNCSTCQNTACIIYRV is encoded by the exons ATGGCCCAGCAAAATATGAAAGTGAGACCTGTGCTTCTAAAGCGTAACAGTCTAGAATCAGTGGAGTTTGTGAAACAACCTCACCACCGCAGGAGCAAATCCCAGCAGGTGAGATTCAAGGAAGATGGGACCACTAAGAATCCAACTGGCCTAGCTGAGGTTGACGTCCGAACTCCAGAAGACTCGGCTGTGATGGGGAAGACTCAAGCAACCAGGCACCATCATCCCCCCACCTACTCGCTCTCCTTCCCCAGGTCCCAGAAGGCAGGGGGCTTTCGCAACATTGCAATCCAAACTTCCCCCAGTCTCAGGAAGCATttcccagttttcaaaaggaagagACTCACAGCCAGTAAGTCCCTGGTGGAAATGccaacagcctcccaaagtgccatccAGGTCAACGGCAACCTCTCTGAACAGGACATTGTGTCTTCTGACATTGCCTACTTAAGGTTGGCTCAGCATCTTGAGGATGGGCCTCGAAGGGTCAAGGTGTCCCACGCATTCCTCCCAAGGGTCCCCAAGGTGCAAAGCAATGGTCCTGTTAGCATATGCTTGGAAGCAGGAACTTGGAGGTCCTTAGAGAAAGCCACAGCTGCCATTCAGGTTCCAGATGATATTTATCACAGTCCTTCCTGGGAAGCTAGAGAGTCTGCTCTCAGCCCAGACAGGTCAGCTGAAGTAAGTAACTCCATACACCCTTTGGATGACACACATCCAGGTGATGGGAGAAGGGTGACTCCACTAGATTCAGAAAAATCCACTTCCTGCTTAAATGCCACCAGCGTTGCCAGCAACACACCAGGCACAGAGAAACTTAAACCTGAATTGCTTTTGCCCAAAGACAACTCAGATGACAAAGACCTTGGCTCACTGTCATCTCAGTCAAAGGAAACGTGTGTTCCTTCATCTCCACGGACTCACAGTTCCCCCTCACAAGGCTCCCACAGCCAGCCAGCCCACCCAGGAAGAGCCTCAGACTGTCCTTCATCAAGTAACAATCACCAGAATCTGGTGTCACTCAAAACTAACAGTGCATCGAAATCTGCCCCTGGGTGTCAGGAGCAGATGGCAAACAACCCCACCGAGTCAGACACACTGGAGTTTCCAAATTGTCCAGGAAGTAATCATCTCCCATCCTCTCTTTCAAGGAGTGAGACCAAACTTCAGAGCAACAGGGAGATTAGTGACATTAATCAAATTCACCTGGCACGGGGTGAACTCTGCGACCTCCAAGGCCGACTGCAATCCGTGGAGGAATCTCTGCACTCGAACCAAGAGAAAATTAAAGTCCTTTTGAATGTAATTCAAGACTTGGAGAAAGCTCGAGCTCTCACTGAAGg GCGCAACTTTTATCGAACTGGCCAAGATCTCAACAATTGCAGTACCTGCCAGAACACGGCGTGCATCATATACAG AGTATGA